A portion of the Oligoflexus sp. genome contains these proteins:
- a CDS encoding START domain-containing protein, whose protein sequence is MLGYIWKAGLVLGLGLMSQFAFAGSKWELVSEKDGIKVYRMEVPGSPLVAFKGVKLMPVPITKVAQVILDEDTEKKKEWIDMIMDFKIVQKGTFESVTYSAYDLPWPLTDRDYVIQSTLKIDNEANQVVVELKSTEHAKAPKTIGVRAELVHSLYKLVPRPGRTTEVTVEIQTDPKGDLPKWLVNVIQKGWPANTLKKMETQALRPDTKENDLIKAKFKGANELARR, encoded by the coding sequence ATGCTTGGTTATATTTGGAAAGCCGGATTGGTTCTTGGCCTTGGTCTGATGAGTCAATTTGCTTTTGCTGGCTCCAAGTGGGAATTGGTCAGCGAAAAGGACGGCATCAAAGTCTATCGCATGGAAGTTCCCGGCAGTCCCCTGGTCGCGTTTAAGGGCGTGAAGCTCATGCCTGTCCCCATCACCAAAGTCGCGCAGGTGATTTTGGATGAAGATACGGAAAAGAAAAAAGAGTGGATTGATATGATCATGGACTTCAAGATCGTCCAAAAAGGAACCTTCGAGTCCGTGACCTATTCCGCCTATGACCTGCCTTGGCCTTTGACGGATCGTGATTATGTGATCCAGAGCACCTTGAAAATCGACAATGAAGCCAACCAGGTCGTCGTGGAACTGAAATCAACCGAGCATGCCAAGGCCCCCAAAACCATAGGCGTGCGGGCCGAGCTGGTGCACAGTCTTTATAAGCTTGTTCCAAGACCAGGCCGCACCACCGAGGTCACCGTTGAAATCCAGACCGATCCCAAAGGGGATTTGCCCAAGTGGCTCGTGAACGTGATTCAAAAAGGTTGGCCTGCCAACACTCTGAAGAAGATGGAAACCCAGGCCTTGCGCCCGGATACGAAAGAGAATGATCTGATCAAGGCCAAATTCAAAGGCGCCAACGAACTGGCGAGACGCTAA